The sequence below is a genomic window from Venturia canescens isolate UGA chromosome 9, ASM1945775v1, whole genome shotgun sequence.
TCATCAATGCCCGACCGAGGTCGTTGAGCCAAAATGTGCCGAATTGCAACGCGTCTGTACCATTCTGAGCCAACGTTTGGAACGACGATTGCACACACTCACCAAATGCCGAGAACTCATGGAACGAATTGACAAGGTGATTTTTTCCCGCGACAcaatgatttaaaaattatcgtatttttcgttattgttagattttcacgaaatttaataaattttgaacaaaCGTTGCTCAGGCCAATACGTGGTGCACACGAGGGATCGAATTACTGGCTGCTCAGAGCAATTCTACTCCGCCGGATCAATCGCTGCAGGAGCTTCAGCAGTTGATAGAAGCGGCCGAGGAATTCCATAATCCGAGATGCATCTTTCAGGACTCGATAATGCCCGAAACGAAGGCCCTCGTCACGCAGGTGAGCTAATACTCGAAGAATCAACGATTAGGAAACAGCCGATGGAATGTAAATTCAGGCTTTTTTAGATGTCATTTTGTCCGACgtgtgtttcaattttttttatcattatggCCCGTCGAAAACAGGTTCTGCAAAGAATCGAGGACGTTTCATTGATGTGCGACAAAAGGATAATTGCACTGAAGCAACAATTATTGAAACCGGCCCGGCCGATTCAGACGGTCACCCCCGAACCAGCCAAACCCATGCCTCATCCGCCACAAACCGTCAAGCCTGGAAGAATTCTTAGGAAAGCCAATACCATGCCAAAGGTAATACAGAAATGATTGATTAATCAAATAGAAGAAAATTACTGCgtttaatgaaaatgaaattggcTGATAAAAGTTACTGGTCTAATAAGTAAAATAAGTCAgtgaaaatgtaaaattatattCGCACGAAGTTGTTGGTGAAGTTACTTAATatggttgaaacttttttctcgtagATGGAAATGAGCCCGATCGAGGGCGGTGACACTTCCTCACCTGAGAGCGAACCTCGTGACGTTGAAGCATCGCGCTTGAAGCGAGGTCACGTATTAGCCGAGCTCGTCGAGACCGAACGCGTTTACGTTGCCGAGCTCGGCTCGATAATAAAAGGCTACAAAATGGAAATGAGCAACGATTCGCTCTCGCACCTCCTCCCTGCCGCCCTTGTTGGAAAATCCGAAGTGCTCTTCGGTAATCTCGACGAAATTTATCTGTTCCACGGCGAGACCTTTTTACGGGATCTCGAGAACTGTATCTCGAACACCGAACTCGTTGCTCTTTGCTTCGTTCAAAGGGTAAGATGAGATCGAATTTTTTGTCCTTTTAAGACGGGATCCAAATCGATTGAAAAGTAATAACTCGggaggaaaacatttttttctggtttctTTCAGAGAGAAGTTTTTTTCCGATTGTACAGTTATTATTGCCAAAATATACCGCGCTCGGAGCGATTGCGCGAGCAGATCCAAAGCGAGCCACAATTTCTCGCTGCTTGCCAACAAAAGCTCGGCCACAAACTGCCACTCGCTGCGTATTTACTTAAACCCGTTCAACGCATCACCAAGTATCAATTGTTGCTCAAGGATTTGTTGAAATACAGCGACGAGCCGACTTGCTGCACGGAGTTGCAAGAAGCCCTCGACTGCATGCTAGTTGTCCTCAAATGCGTCAACGATAGCATGCATCAGACCGCTATCACTGGTTTCGGAGTACGTTTGAATATTGTCAAATATTCATTGTGTTTCGGTTGTCAAAGCTGCTTGATGTGTCTTTTCGGTTTGTACTTATCTCCTATTTTTCTCATCCAGGGCGATTTAGGAGTGCAAGGGGAACTACTGCTGCAAGGCTCGTTCAGCGTTTGGTCGAGCAGCAAACGAGAACGTCTTTTAAGATTGAAGCCGTCGCAACGCCACATTTTTCTATACGAAAAGTCGATGATTTTCTGCAAACATAGCAAGCCCCAGGCTCACAACAAAGCGACTTATCACTTCAAACGTTACCTCAAAGTGAGTCGGTTTATTCGTTGAGAAAATTGATACTCGATCACCTCGAATAACCTAAATATTTCGCTATGAAACCCATTTTGACCGCCTGAGCTGAAGTTttgctgaaaaataattgatcttTGCCAGATGTCGCAAATCGGACTGACAGAATCGGTCAAGGGCGATACGAGaagatttgaaatttggctGCAAGGTAGAGCGGAAGTACATACGATACAGGCACCGAGCAATGACGTCAAGCTAGCCTGGGTGAGACAAATAAAGGGAGTTCTTATGTCCCAATTGGCTGAGCTTAAGGGCAAACAAAATACAGCTCTCGGAAAATCCAATCACAAGTGCGTACACAATTCATCACACAATAGCTATAATCGTACAAATAACGATGATATAAATATGACTTATTAACAAATAACCATGCTGAAGTTCGAAGCCAAGGTaaacattgtttttcattgCTATTTATGTTTGATAGATAGCACAATGACAAATTCGA
It includes:
- the LOC122416448 gene encoding guanine nucleotide exchange factor DBS-like isoform X7, with protein sequence MTGEIENGDLAVRDVADLLQPQYAIITGGKTREGCPIITFPDNGNFHNVTDLDYQRLMLYLTSVPTLQEADLGFHLVIDRRTDKWNSVKTVLLKISAFFPGLVHVAYVLRPVGFLQKAISEVSNKLFREDFKFRVIVLANVAELYDFIDKDQLTEQLGGDLPYCHPTWIQNRISLEKFSSMTQDVSLALDSFTRRLAEVEFPNSAIATTTLLNQQQAEYNELKEEILSAARHGEALLDSVRQLTGKGTADRLGNVAAVERLLVQLEETERTFDLFWSHHSSRLRHCLALRQFEQDFRELQTSLDHHLKRVEEMTEVGETHSRVEQLLRDTSAFQRICRSYLLHTMWIWVLGDIDRAEEVITAGQQLLSGRHQCPTEVVEPKCAELQRVCTILSQRLERRLHTLTKCRELMERIDKANTWCTRGIELLAAQSNSTPPDQSLQELQQLIEAAEEFHNPRCIFQDSIMPETKALVTQVLQRIEDVSLMCDKRIIALKQQLLKPARPIQTVTPEPAKPMPHPPQTVKPGRILRKANTMPKMEMSPIEGGDTSSPESEPRDVEASRLKRGHVLAELVETERVYVAELGSIIKGYKMEMSNDSLSHLLPAALVGKSEVLFGNLDEIYLFHGETFLRDLENCISNTELVALCFVQRREVFFRLYSYYCQNIPRSERLREQIQSEPQFLAACQQKLGHKLPLAAYLLKPVQRITKYQLLLKDLLKYSDEPTCCTELQEALDCMLVVLKCVNDSMHQTAITGFGGDLGVQGELLLQGSFSVWSSSKRERLLRLKPSQRHIFLYEKSMIFCKHSKPQAHNKATYHFKRYLKMSQIGLTESVKGDTRRFEIWLQGRAEVHTIQAPSNDVKLAWVRQIKGVLMSQLAELKGKQNTALGKSNHNSKPRPLRQTISWEAQSSVSGSLRTLSVDGNSVISHITDVSVSTEDDVAWSSENSNTDDEDAFGENPGPAPGGRYLALADYCAVGQSEVTMREGDNLELLKVGCAGWWFVKLIGNGIEGWAPAAYLEPVSRKTSRSSQSVNSQDPM